Proteins from a single region of Paenibacillus sp. BIHB 4019:
- the uraH gene encoding hydroxyisourate hydrolase, with protein sequence MSGKITTHVLDISTGKAAAGMGLELWQLSEETGERLLLQAASTNADGRLDAPMLAGERMQPGVYELVFNAGSFLSRDNGAARESSIEFIFQQIPIRFRVKDAQAHYHIPLLVAPGGYSTYRGT encoded by the coding sequence ATGAGCGGCAAAATAACGACGCATGTGCTCGATATTTCTACGGGGAAGGCTGCGGCAGGGATGGGGCTGGAGCTGTGGCAGTTGAGCGAGGAGACTGGAGAACGGCTGCTGCTTCAGGCCGCTTCCACCAATGCGGATGGACGGCTCGATGCGCCCATGCTTGCTGGCGAGAGGATGCAACCAGGCGTCTATGAGCTTGTGTTTAATGCCGGTAGCTTTTTGTCACGCGATAATGGCGCTGCGCGGGAGTCGTCTATTGAATTTATTTTTCAACAAATACCGATTCGATTTCGCGTTAAGGATGCGCAGGCGCATTATCATATTCCGCTGCTGGTTGCGCCAGGGGGCTACAGCACTTATCGCGGTACTTAG
- the pucL gene encoding factor-independent urate hydroxylase: MLKLGSGRTLYYGKGDVLTYRTYAAPLAVKRIPESAFTGDTNVIFAHNITFAVSGETLLTSFTKGDNTQVVATDSMKNFILRQTADFEGSTTEGLLAFISKQFLSRYPHIEAIELSADRIPFHTLEVADGSEGLVDSPLVYRRSHNDHASASMKLVRDGEEGAPVIVEHECAITDLQLIKVSGSSFYGFVRDEYTTLPESYDRPLFIFLNIYWSYADVEHAVDTVFGQYVAAEHIRDITHNVFHEYKTPSIQYLIYQVGLRILTRFPQLAEVRFESNNRTWETVVDHTEEDAAAVYTEPRPPFGFQGFTLTREDLENEEASS; the protein is encoded by the coding sequence ATGTTGAAACTTGGCAGCGGACGTACACTTTATTATGGCAAAGGGGATGTATTGACTTATCGGACCTATGCAGCGCCACTGGCGGTAAAGCGCATCCCAGAATCGGCTTTTACCGGCGATACGAACGTTATTTTTGCCCATAATATTACATTTGCCGTAAGCGGCGAGACATTGCTCACCTCCTTTACTAAAGGAGACAATACGCAGGTTGTGGCGACAGATTCGATGAAAAATTTTATTTTGCGGCAAACGGCCGACTTTGAGGGGAGCACGACAGAAGGGCTGCTTGCGTTCATCAGCAAGCAATTTCTTAGCCGCTATCCGCATATTGAAGCTATCGAGCTGAGTGCGGACCGCATCCCGTTCCATACGCTTGAAGTGGCAGACGGCAGTGAGGGGCTGGTCGATAGCCCGCTTGTGTACCGCCGTTCCCATAATGATCATGCGAGCGCTTCGATGAAGCTTGTCCGCGACGGCGAAGAGGGAGCTCCGGTTATCGTCGAGCATGAGTGCGCGATTACTGATTTGCAGCTGATTAAAGTAAGCGGCAGCTCCTTCTATGGATTTGTCCGTGATGAATATACGACACTGCCGGAAAGCTATGATCGGCCGCTCTTTATTTTTCTAAACATTTATTGGAGCTATGCAGACGTTGAACATGCGGTAGATACGGTCTTTGGACAATACGTTGCGGCTGAGCATATCCGGGATATTACCCATAATGTGTTCCACGAATATAAAACGCCATCGATTCAATATTTAATTTATCAAGTCGGCTTGCGTATTTTGACCCGTTTCCCGCAATTGGCGGAGGTGCGGTTTGAATCGAATAACCGGACATGGGAAACGGTGGTTGACCATACGGAGGAGGATGCAGCCGCTGTCTACACCGAGCCGCGTCCGCCATTCGGCTTCCAAGGCTTCACGCTTACCCGCGAGGATTTGGAAAACGAGGAAGCCTCGTCATGA
- the uraD gene encoding 2-oxo-4-hydroxy-4-carboxy-5-ureidoimidazoline decarboxylase, with protein MKLDLLNTMSREAFMEALGAIFEHSPWVAELAWENKPFRSIEQLHESMVNAAYTAGEERVLVLIREHPDLATRISIGEYSTKEQQGAGLSQLTPEEFEQFAAMNRQYTEKFGFPFILAVRGKSKADIKEAMAARIGNSLQEELEEAKWQIARITFLRLNDLIEE; from the coding sequence ATGAAATTGGACTTATTAAATACGATGAGCCGTGAGGCATTTATGGAAGCGCTTGGCGCTATTTTTGAACATTCGCCCTGGGTGGCGGAGCTGGCATGGGAGAATAAACCCTTCCGCTCAATAGAGCAGCTGCATGAGAGCATGGTGAACGCAGCTTATACGGCGGGAGAGGAGCGGGTGCTTGTGCTTATTCGCGAACACCCCGATCTGGCAACTCGAATCAGCATTGGCGAATATTCCACAAAAGAGCAGCAGGGGGCGGGACTAAGCCAATTGACGCCTGAGGAATTTGAGCAGTTTGCAGCGATGAACCGCCAGTATACGGAGAAGTTTGGTTTTCCATTTATTTTAGCAGTTCGTGGCAAAAGCAAAGCAGATATCAAGGAAGCGATGGCAGCGCGAATCGGCAACAGCCTTCAGGAGGAGCTGGAGGAGGCAAAATGGCAAATCGCCCGCATCACCTTTTTGCGCCTGAACGATTTAATAGAAGAGTGA
- a CDS encoding (2Fe-2S)-binding protein has product MSKHEMLGVTRGTGQSELACTINGEEMKLEVAGSKRLLSMLRDDLALTGTKRSCEIGRCGACMVLVDGKPINACLTMAYQCAGKQITTIEGIGAADGGIDPVQRAFLEEGGFQCGYCTPGMIISVKALLDRNADPSEDEIEEALSGNICRCTGYGGIKRAVERAIEWRRNAP; this is encoded by the coding sequence ATGAGCAAGCATGAAATGCTGGGAGTGACGCGGGGCACTGGGCAGTCGGAGCTGGCCTGTACCATTAATGGCGAAGAAATGAAGCTTGAAGTTGCAGGCTCCAAACGGCTGCTGAGTATGCTGCGCGACGACTTGGCTCTTACAGGGACGAAGCGGTCTTGTGAAATTGGCCGCTGCGGTGCCTGCATGGTGCTGGTGGATGGCAAGCCAATTAATGCTTGCTTGACGATGGCCTACCAATGCGCGGGCAAACAGATTACGACAATTGAAGGTATAGGGGCGGCTGATGGTGGAATTGACCCTGTGCAGCGCGCTTTTCTAGAAGAGGGAGGCTTTCAGTGCGGTTATTGCACGCCTGGCATGATTATATCGGTCAAGGCGCTGCTGGATCGAAATGCTGACCCGAGCGAGGATGAAATTGAAGAAGCACTATCCGGAAATATTTGCCGCTGCACCGGCTACGGAGGCATTAAACGGGCTGTAGAGCGGGCGATAGAGTGGAGGAGGAACGCGCCATGA
- the pucD gene encoding xanthine dehydrogenase subunit D, producing the protein MLLNRETSGKRWRIRPDGLGKVTGRLAYLTDMSAAGMLYGRVLRSPHPHALILSICTEKALQLEGVHAVLTHLDVPGLNRYGIAHQDQPVFCENKVRYVGDAVAAVAAETAELAEYALSLIEVEYELLPIVDDAEQALLQDAPLLHPQGNVLHRSQFNRGQLERGFAACAHIVEETYFTPRQMHTYMETEGGLFVPEEDGRLTVYSPTQHGFMDRLQLSRIAAMKQERIRIVSSPIGGSFGGKDELNVQPYGALLALKTNRPVKLHHSRWESVRAGLKRHPMKISMKTGTDASGRLLAHQVRIIADTGAYATLGAEVLNFAVEHVLGPYRYDHVEVDGYSVYTNNGMSGEFRGFGGNQAIFALEGHLDRLAEKLGMDPWELRRINMRMPEDPGPFGQPIVVTEGAMQVWNAAEASGLWQERGMPDGAEEREPWIKVGIGSAFTMHGGGLGVGIPDPAGGRLSLAADGRIEAVFGYEEFGQGLLATLELMLIEQFGLAESDIRMIIGDTDLVPDSGSTTASRATSMMWKTLQNLKAPFTSQMLERAAKLLGKTAGVLVMGAGGIYEAEGDSMLLTYKELAEAEGEPISCSTAFQFPASDTPRTGAHFLYTYAAVVVKVEINQLTGRVKVLDQYHAVAAGPVMNPQGFLGQIEGGSSMALGFSVTEDAVMQQGQYMTKNLDTYLVPTIAEHRGMVTVEPIEHLPQEDSYGPRGIGEVGSVTLAPAIAAAIHQAAGIRVTKLPIEPELLQMAFAFAGEAVSER; encoded by the coding sequence ATGCTGTTGAACCGCGAGACAAGTGGAAAGCGGTGGCGAATCAGGCCGGATGGGCTGGGGAAAGTAACAGGCCGCCTTGCGTATTTGACGGATATGTCGGCAGCGGGCATGCTCTATGGCCGGGTTCTGCGCAGCCCCCATCCACATGCCCTTATCCTCAGTATTTGTACCGAGAAGGCGTTGCAGTTGGAAGGTGTCCATGCCGTGCTGACGCATCTCGATGTGCCCGGTTTGAATCGCTATGGCATTGCCCATCAGGATCAGCCTGTCTTTTGTGAAAATAAAGTTCGTTATGTCGGCGACGCGGTGGCAGCTGTAGCTGCAGAGACGGCTGAACTAGCCGAATATGCTCTTTCTCTTATTGAGGTCGAGTATGAGCTGCTGCCGATTGTTGACGATGCCGAGCAGGCGCTTTTGCAGGATGCGCCGCTGCTTCATCCGCAGGGCAATGTGCTGCACCGCAGCCAGTTTAATAGAGGGCAGCTGGAACGCGGGTTCGCCGCCTGTGCCCATATTGTAGAGGAGACTTATTTCACGCCGAGACAGATGCACACCTATATGGAAACCGAAGGCGGCCTGTTTGTACCCGAGGAGGATGGGCGGTTAACGGTATATTCGCCTACTCAGCATGGATTTATGGATCGTCTGCAATTGTCGCGGATTGCCGCGATGAAGCAGGAGCGAATCCGCATCGTCTCAAGCCCGATTGGCGGCTCCTTTGGCGGCAAGGACGAATTGAATGTGCAGCCTTATGGCGCGCTGCTGGCGCTAAAAACAAACCGCCCCGTTAAGCTGCATCATTCCAGATGGGAATCAGTCCGCGCCGGTCTGAAACGTCATCCGATGAAAATTTCGATGAAAACCGGTACAGACGCCAGTGGCCGCCTGCTTGCCCATCAAGTGCGGATCATCGCCGACACTGGCGCATATGCCACGCTGGGAGCAGAGGTGCTTAACTTTGCCGTTGAGCATGTACTTGGGCCATACCGCTACGATCATGTGGAAGTAGACGGTTATTCCGTCTATACGAACAACGGAATGTCCGGTGAGTTCCGCGGCTTTGGCGGAAATCAGGCGATTTTTGCACTGGAAGGGCATCTTGACCGGCTGGCAGAAAAGCTTGGGATGGACCCTTGGGAGCTGCGGCGGATCAATATGCGGATGCCGGAAGATCCAGGCCCGTTCGGCCAGCCGATCGTCGTAACCGAAGGCGCCATGCAGGTGTGGAATGCAGCTGAAGCGAGCGGCTTGTGGCAGGAAAGAGGGATGCCGGATGGGGCTGAGGAGCGCGAGCCGTGGATAAAGGTGGGTATTGGTTCAGCCTTTACCATGCACGGCGGCGGGCTTGGTGTAGGTATTCCTGATCCGGCAGGCGGCCGGCTCTCGCTGGCGGCCGATGGCCGAATTGAAGCCGTATTCGGTTATGAGGAATTTGGGCAAGGCTTGCTTGCTACGCTGGAGCTGATGCTAATTGAGCAGTTCGGCTTGGCTGAATCCGATATCCGAATGATTATCGGGGATACCGATCTTGTCCCCGACAGCGGCTCTACAACAGCTTCAAGAGCAACCAGCATGATGTGGAAGACGCTGCAAAATCTGAAAGCGCCGTTTACATCGCAAATGCTGGAACGGGCAGCGAAGCTGCTGGGAAAAACAGCCGGCGTGCTCGTTATGGGAGCAGGAGGCATTTATGAGGCAGAAGGCGATTCCATGCTGCTGACGTATAAGGAGCTGGCGGAGGCCGAAGGGGAGCCGATCAGCTGTTCGACTGCCTTTCAGTTCCCTGCATCAGATACCCCGCGAACAGGAGCCCATTTTTTATATACGTATGCGGCCGTTGTTGTGAAGGTTGAGATCAATCAACTGACAGGACGAGTGAAGGTGCTTGACCAGTACCATGCGGTAGCGGCAGGGCCTGTCATGAATCCCCAGGGCTTTCTCGGGCAGATCGAAGGCGGCAGCAGCATGGCGCTTGGTTTTTCGGTAACGGAAGATGCGGTCATGCAGCAGGGACAATATATGACGAAAAATTTAGATACGTATCTGGTGCCAACGATTGCGGAGCATCGCGGTATGGTCACCGTTGAGCCGATTGAGCATTTGCCGCAAGAAGATAGCTATGGTCCGCGCGGCATTGGCGAAGTAGGCTCGGTTACGCTTGCTCCGGCTATTGCAGCTGCCATTCATCAGGCGGCGGGCATCCGCGTGACGAAGCTGCCAATTGAGCCAGAGCTGCTGCAAATGGCTTTCGCTTTTGCAGGAGAGGCGGTGAGCGAAAGATGA
- a CDS encoding FAD binding domain-containing protein produces the protein MAMNKQTKPESPIVWQPSNAAEACTLKQQLGEDGVFVAGGTLLRTWWEAGTARMPGHLIDISGISSMQTPITLASSSHDRQICQIGAAALLSEVRNDSYISTHYSLLTTAMKNIAAPSIRNLATLGGNVLSRVGDALPALIVYEAMLLWHDGQGAFEQPLAEWLLEAQANHAWKNRLLLAIILSPVDLSKQEGKYRLDVYHKVGRREVFTPSIATVAISAVVSAERHIVDMRLAVGGGQTMPKRLEHAERLLKGSKLDHSLLQTCYTSVLEHFHPVGDVFASESYRQKTAANLIVSELWKVMQLK, from the coding sequence ATGGCCATGAATAAACAAACGAAGCCGGAATCTCCCATCGTATGGCAGCCAAGTAATGCAGCGGAAGCTTGCACGCTTAAACAGCAGCTTGGCGAGGACGGCGTTTTCGTTGCTGGAGGTACGCTGCTTCGTACGTGGTGGGAAGCGGGAACTGCCCGCATGCCTGGCCATTTGATCGATATTAGCGGTATTTCCAGCATGCAAACGCCGATTACGCTTGCTTCCAGCAGTCACGATCGGCAAATTTGTCAGATCGGAGCGGCGGCGCTGCTGTCAGAGGTCAGAAATGACTCTTATATAAGCACTCATTATTCACTGCTGACCACTGCGATGAAAAATATCGCTGCCCCATCGATTCGGAACCTGGCTACGCTTGGCGGCAATGTGCTGTCCCGCGTAGGCGACGCACTTCCAGCGTTAATCGTTTATGAGGCCATGCTCCTCTGGCACGATGGGCAAGGAGCGTTTGAGCAGCCGCTTGCAGAATGGCTGTTGGAAGCGCAGGCCAATCACGCATGGAAAAATCGTTTGCTGCTCGCCATTATATTGTCGCCAGTCGATCTATCGAAACAGGAGGGGAAATACAGGCTGGATGTCTATCACAAGGTTGGCCGCCGCGAAGTATTCACGCCATCGATAGCAACTGTTGCGATAAGCGCCGTTGTAAGTGCCGAGCGGCATATCGTTGATATGCGACTTGCGGTTGGGGGCGGGCAGACGATGCCAAAGCGGCTTGAGCATGCAGAGCGATTGCTAAAGGGCAGCAAGCTTGACCATTCGCTGCTCCAGACTTGTTATACGTCAGTCTTGGAACATTTTCATCCGGTAGGCGATGTGTTCGCTTCGGAAAGCTATCGCCAGAAAACCGCTGCCAATCTAATAGTGTCAGAGCTGTGGAAAGTAATGCAGCTCAAATAA